One Bacteroidales bacterium DNA window includes the following coding sequences:
- a CDS encoding cytochrome c oxidase subunit 3 family protein: MEQNSAIHATHEHYDPIGSKLGMWLFIFTEILLFGALFIVYSVYRYRHPVEFHLAHQELNVFIGFVNTVILLISSATVAMSITAMQKGDKKMTLILLGITLILAFVFLVNKYFEWGAKIHHGIYPGSEFLLSLSQGDILFFGLYFFMTGLHAIHIIVGMVLLGWVYVRVKQNRVNQERYVFLENGGLYWHLVDLIWIFLFPLFYLIH, translated from the coding sequence ATGGAACAAAATTCAGCCATTCATGCTACTCATGAGCATTATGACCCAATAGGATCAAAGCTTGGAATGTGGCTATTCATATTTACTGAAATCCTCCTGTTCGGAGCCTTGTTTATCGTATATAGCGTATACAGGTACCGCCATCCTGTTGAGTTTCATCTTGCTCACCAGGAACTTAATGTATTTATCGGATTTGTTAACACTGTTATTCTTTTGATCAGCTCTGCTACCGTTGCTATGTCGATTACAGCCATGCAAAAAGGAGATAAAAAGATGACTTTAATCCTGCTTGGCATCACCCTAATCCTGGCTTTTGTCTTCCTGGTCAATAAATACTTTGAATGGGGTGCAAAGATCCATCATGGCATTTATCCAGGTTCAGAATTTCTACTCAGCCTCAGCCAGGGGGATATCCTGTTTTTTGGACTTTATTTCTTCATGACCGGATTACATGCCATACATATCATTGTGGGAATGGTATTGCTTGGATGGGTTTATGTGCGAGTCAAACAAAACAGGGTTAACCAGGAAAGGTATGTTTTTCTTGAAAACGGAGGGTTGTACTGGCACCTCGTCGACCTGATCTGGATTTTCCTTTTCCCGTTATTCTATCTAATTCATTGA
- a CDS encoding cytochrome C oxidase subunit IV family protein produces MSENNTHISSYGSHLMVLLILILLTILTVTITSVQLGAFNTTAAMIIASTKAAIVLLYFMHLKFDDKIFRFMVTLVLAIYAVVIVITFFDYLYR; encoded by the coding sequence ATGAGCGAAAACAATACACATATCTCAAGCTACGGCTCACACCTCATGGTGTTGTTGATCCTGATTTTGCTTACTATCCTTACTGTAACTATAACCAGTGTTCAATTGGGGGCATTCAACACCACTGCTGCCATGATTATTGCTTCAACAAAAGCAGCTATTGTGCTTCTTTACTTCATGCATCTAAAATTCGACGATAAGATCTTCAGGTTCATGGTTACTTTGGTTCTGGCCATCTATGCTGTCGTTATTGTAATAACTTTCTTTGACTACTTATACCGTTAA
- the coxB gene encoding cytochrome c oxidase subunit II, translated as MTTYTVKPMYSGYSTFASSVDTAFVFIIGISAIFLIGITAAMIYFIIKYNKKRHPVAEEIEGSTKLEIIWTVIPTILVIIMFFLGWHAYTPMRKIPKDAINVKVTAQMWSWRFEYENGKVTDTLIVPVGKNIAMQLNAVDVIHSLYIPDFRIKEDLVPNRKNAMWFNAPILGTYELFCTEYCGLRHSYMITAVKVIPVEEYNKWYASAPAKLDSAAAAVPGALGKLIVQSKACVACHTADGTKLVGPSFKGIYGHKVTVETNGKEREITVDDEYIKRSILEPEADVVKGFVKGQMVSYKGQLTDEEIKQITEYIKSLGEKE; from the coding sequence TTGACTACTTATACCGTTAAGCCTATGTATTCAGGATACTCAACCTTTGCTTCAAGTGTAGATACCGCATTTGTTTTCATCATTGGTATCTCAGCCATATTCCTAATAGGTATTACGGCAGCGATGATTTATTTCATCATAAAGTATAACAAGAAACGTCACCCTGTTGCAGAAGAAATTGAAGGCAGCACAAAGCTTGAAATCATCTGGACTGTTATCCCAACGATTCTTGTCATTATCATGTTCTTTCTTGGATGGCATGCCTATACACCCATGCGCAAAATCCCCAAAGATGCAATCAATGTTAAGGTTACTGCCCAAATGTGGAGCTGGCGCTTCGAATATGAAAACGGGAAAGTGACTGATACCTTAATTGTGCCGGTCGGGAAAAATATTGCGATGCAATTAAATGCTGTAGATGTTATCCATTCACTCTATATTCCTGACTTCCGTATCAAAGAGGACCTGGTTCCTAACAGGAAAAATGCGATGTGGTTCAATGCCCCAATACTTGGTACTTATGAACTATTCTGTACAGAGTATTGCGGACTGAGACATTCTTACATGATTACAGCTGTGAAGGTAATTCCGGTTGAGGAATATAACAAATGGTATGCTTCTGCACCTGCTAAACTTGATTCAGCTGCAGCCGCCGTGCCTGGTGCCTTAGGGAAACTGATTGTTCAGAGTAAAGCCTGTGTCGCCTGTCACACCGCTGATGGAACTAAGCTGGTTGGCCCTTCCTTTAAAGGAATCTATGGCCATAAAGTGACGGTTGAAACCAATGGTAAAGAAAGGGAAATTACTGTGGATGATGAATACATCAAACGGTCCATTCTAGAGCCTGAAGCTGATGTTGTAAAAGGCTTTGTAAAAGGACAAATGGTTTCCTATAAAGGTCAGCTCACTGATGAGGAAATCAAGCAGATCACAGAATATATAAAGTCACTTGGAGAAAAAGAATAA
- a CDS encoding protoheme IX farnesyltransferase, which produces MEKKNKPDSFLKIVSQLGKFRISAPVAFTTLTGYILSHGSFDRGIILPIVGIFLLACGASALNQIQEMKIDLRMRRTQNRPLPAGKISLNTAWFVTLFFFISGSLVLLLGPGLLTFLVGITTFIWYNAIYTPLKKISAFAAVPGSVVGALPPLAGWVAGGGELNDYRALILGFFFFIGQIPHFWLLLLKFGEQYEDAELPSLTRIFNTNQIKRLTFIWIAAMGMVALAIPAFQITLQLWTAYVITILSLILVIYFVPLLNRKKEFRVGRSFVYINVYYLIIMLIMIFDHITV; this is translated from the coding sequence TTGGAGAAAAAGAATAAACCAGATTCATTCCTGAAGATAGTAAGCCAATTAGGCAAATTCAGAATATCAGCCCCGGTTGCTTTTACTACACTTACGGGATATATACTCAGCCACGGTTCCTTTGACCGTGGCATTATTTTACCTATTGTGGGAATTTTTCTGCTTGCCTGTGGTGCCTCAGCACTCAACCAGATCCAGGAAATGAAGATTGACCTGAGAATGCGCAGGACACAAAACAGGCCCCTCCCAGCGGGTAAAATCAGCCTGAACACTGCCTGGTTTGTGACGCTGTTTTTCTTTATCAGCGGAAGCCTTGTATTGCTTCTGGGACCAGGACTCCTGACCTTCCTGGTGGGAATCACTACCTTCATCTGGTACAATGCCATTTATACCCCTTTAAAGAAAATATCAGCTTTCGCAGCTGTCCCGGGATCAGTTGTTGGGGCCTTACCTCCCCTTGCCGGATGGGTTGCAGGAGGCGGTGAATTAAATGACTACAGGGCTTTGATACTTGGATTTTTCTTTTTTATCGGACAAATCCCTCATTTCTGGCTGCTGTTACTCAAATTCGGTGAGCAGTATGAAGATGCAGAATTACCCAGCTTAACACGAATATTTAATACCAACCAGATAAAACGGCTGACTTTCATCTGGATTGCAGCCATGGGAATGGTGGCACTGGCTATTCCTGCTTTCCAGATTACGTTGCAACTATGGACGGCCTACGTGATCACTATTTTATCACTGATCCTTGTGATTTACTTTGTCCCTTTACTCAATAGGAAAAAAGAATTCCGCGTAGGAAGGTCGTTCGTATATATCAATGTTTACTACCTGATTATCATGCTGATCATGATTTTCGACCACATAACGGTTTAA
- the acs gene encoding acetate--CoA ligase: MESHHDPGKNMYFPSKEIVRKANVKDYDSLYQKSITDREGFWAAEAKKLDWFKKWDKVLDDSQKPFYKWFTGGKINIIHNALDRHQKNATRNKLAIIWEGEPGDLRTFSYHALDREVTRFANVLKAMGARKGEVITIYMPQIPELIVAMLACAKIGAPHSVVYGGFSVEALAERIEDAKSRILITADGGFRRGKPTQLKKIANEAMQRSATIEVCIAVKRTGEECYMENDRDFWYHDLMGMPIANSGCCTEQTDAEDPLFILYTSGTTGKPKGLVHTHGGYAVYTATTYKYVFDIKPEDRWWCAADPGWITGHSYIVYGPLINGATIMLYEGAPNHPYPNRWWQMVEKYGINILYTSPTAIRGLMRFGASWADRHNLSSLRLLGSVGEPINPEAWKWYYEVIGKSRCPIMDTWWQTETGGFMITPLPITPLKPGSATLPFFGNEMAIVDEHGNEVKTGEEGTLVIKNPWPGMARTILNDPDRFVEKYWEKYQEQGWYLAGDSARKDEDGYYWIIGRIDDVIKVSGYRLGSAEIESALVSHPAVSEAAAIGLPDELRGNIIHATVTLRQNFAASPALAEELKGHVEKEIGPIARPTFLEFTDVLPKTRSGKIMRRVLKAKALGQETGDLSTLEE; encoded by the coding sequence ATGGAATCTCATCACGACCCCGGAAAAAACATGTATTTCCCATCGAAGGAAATCGTCAGGAAAGCGAATGTTAAGGACTATGATAGCTTATACCAGAAATCTATAACCGACAGGGAAGGATTCTGGGCTGCTGAAGCAAAAAAACTGGATTGGTTTAAAAAATGGGATAAAGTACTGGACGATAGTCAGAAACCTTTCTATAAATGGTTTACCGGAGGAAAGATCAACATTATCCATAATGCCCTCGATAGGCATCAGAAGAATGCTACAAGGAACAAGTTAGCTATTATCTGGGAAGGCGAACCCGGCGACCTGAGAACCTTTTCTTATCATGCACTGGACCGGGAAGTTACCCGCTTTGCAAATGTATTGAAAGCAATGGGTGCCAGGAAAGGGGAAGTGATTACCATATATATGCCCCAGATTCCGGAGTTGATTGTGGCTATGCTGGCTTGTGCAAAAATTGGTGCTCCTCATAGTGTTGTATATGGAGGATTTTCAGTTGAAGCCCTTGCTGAAAGGATCGAAGATGCTAAAAGCAGGATATTAATCACTGCAGATGGCGGTTTCAGGAGAGGAAAACCAACACAGTTGAAAAAGATTGCCAATGAAGCCATGCAGCGTTCTGCAACTATTGAGGTTTGCATTGCTGTAAAACGCACCGGAGAAGAGTGTTACATGGAGAATGACAGGGATTTCTGGTATCACGACCTGATGGGAATGCCCATAGCGAATTCGGGATGCTGCACTGAACAGACTGATGCAGAAGACCCTCTTTTTATCCTCTATACTTCCGGAACCACAGGGAAACCTAAAGGATTAGTACATACTCATGGCGGATATGCAGTTTACACTGCTACCACCTATAAATATGTTTTCGATATAAAACCGGAAGACCGCTGGTGGTGTGCTGCAGATCCGGGATGGATAACCGGTCATAGTTACATCGTTTATGGTCCGCTGATCAATGGAGCTACCATCATGTTGTATGAAGGAGCGCCCAATCATCCGTATCCAAATCGCTGGTGGCAGATGGTTGAAAAGTATGGAATCAATATTCTTTACACCTCCCCTACTGCAATTCGCGGACTCATGCGTTTCGGGGCTTCATGGGCCGACCGGCACAATCTTAGTTCCCTTCGGCTTTTAGGTTCAGTAGGTGAGCCCATCAACCCTGAAGCCTGGAAGTGGTACTATGAAGTAATCGGGAAGAGTCGCTGTCCGATCATGGATACCTGGTGGCAAACTGAAACCGGGGGCTTTATGATTACACCTTTACCTATCACCCCTCTTAAACCCGGATCGGCAACCCTGCCATTTTTTGGTAATGAAATGGCTATTGTTGATGAACATGGCAATGAAGTGAAAACAGGAGAAGAAGGAACCCTTGTCATAAAGAATCCATGGCCTGGTATGGCTCGCACCATTTTAAATGACCCTGACCGCTTTGTTGAAAAATACTGGGAGAAATACCAGGAACAAGGCTGGTACCTTGCCGGTGATTCTGCACGGAAAGATGAAGATGGTTATTACTGGATCATTGGTCGAATTGATGATGTAATTAAGGTTAGTGGTTACCGCTTAGGTTCTGCTGAAATTGAAAGTGCACTGGTAAGTCACCCCGCAGTTTCAGAAGCTGCAGCTATTGGATTACCTGATGAACTTAGGGGAAACATTATCCACGCCACTGTTACCCTGAGGCAAAACTTTGCAGCCTCCCCTGCCCTTGCAGAAGAATTGAAAGGCCATGTAGAAAAAGAAATTGGTCCTATTGCCCGTCCCACATTCCTGGAGTTTACTGACGTACTTCCTAAAACCCGTTCAGGAAAAATAATGCGAAGGGTACTTAAAGCAAAAGCATTGGGACAGGAAACGGGAGATTTATCGACTTTGGAGGAGTGA
- a CDS encoding heavy-metal-associated domain-containing protein → MRNFLILLCVASLAISCTSNQEKAAAPTEKVAAVANKTITLAVEGMTCTGCENTIKEAVGGVSGVADVVASHTEGSAVIKFDSTLTDFKTISAAITDAGYVVKGEAVPPSAN, encoded by the coding sequence ATGAGAAATTTTTTAATCCTGCTCTGTGTTGCTAGTCTGGCTATCTCCTGCACTTCTAACCAGGAAAAAGCAGCGGCTCCCACTGAAAAAGTAGCTGCTGTTGCAAACAAAACCATTACCCTGGCTGTGGAAGGTATGACCTGCACCGGATGCGAGAATACCATCAAAGAAGCCGTTGGCGGAGTTAGTGGAGTAGCTGATGTAGTTGCCTCACATACTGAAGGGTCGGCTGTTATCAAATTCGACTCTACACTTACTGATTTCAAAACCATCAGTGCTGCTATTACCGATGCCGGTTATGTTGTTAAAGGTGAAGCAGTTCCTCCTTCAGCGAACTAA
- a CDS encoding trypsin-like peptidase domain-containing protein, protein MKTQYPISFVAATDRQLLDSYSTTVSSVVKSTSQAVVHVKVTKRGTDPRTRQPVEQAGSGSGFVISSDGFIITNHHVIENALNIQVAFSDGLEMNASLIGTDPSSDIAVLKVYDGDLKPLQFSDSDLLEPGQIAIAIGNPLGLQHTVTAGVVSATGRSLRASNGRLIDDIIQTDAALNPGNSGGPLVNSDGKVIGVNTAVISSAQGLCFAVSSNLAAEIAGQLILKGKVRRAQLGVAAQGVKLSQRIIGANQLKSQTGVYIYEILKLSQVNNQELLIGDIIVEFNGQVVSSIDNLHKYLKEEFIGQQVELSILRNGRKQTLTAIPGELF, encoded by the coding sequence ATGAAAACACAATATCCCATTAGCTTTGTTGCTGCAACTGACAGGCAACTACTTGATTCTTATTCTACTACCGTTAGCAGTGTTGTAAAAAGCACCTCACAGGCAGTAGTTCATGTGAAGGTTACCAAACGGGGAACAGATCCCCGTACCCGGCAACCCGTTGAACAAGCAGGTTCAGGATCCGGTTTTGTCATCTCATCAGATGGCTTTATCATTACAAACCATCATGTCATTGAAAATGCCCTGAATATTCAGGTAGCTTTCTCTGACGGACTCGAGATGAACGCATCTCTTATAGGAACGGACCCATCCTCAGATATAGCTGTCCTGAAAGTTTACGATGGAGACCTGAAACCATTGCAATTCTCAGATTCCGACCTTCTCGAACCGGGCCAGATTGCCATTGCCATTGGAAACCCTCTTGGATTACAACATACAGTTACAGCAGGTGTAGTAAGTGCTACAGGCCGTTCATTGAGGGCCAGCAATGGAAGATTGATTGATGATATCATACAGACAGATGCAGCACTGAATCCCGGTAATAGTGGCGGGCCTTTGGTGAATTCTGACGGGAAAGTGATTGGTGTAAACACAGCGGTTATTTCTTCTGCTCAGGGATTATGCTTTGCGGTATCATCCAACCTGGCAGCGGAAATTGCCGGCCAACTCATCCTGAAAGGAAAAGTTAGACGGGCCCAATTAGGAGTAGCGGCCCAGGGAGTAAAACTTAGCCAAAGAATTATCGGCGCTAACCAATTAAAATCACAGACTGGCGTTTATATATATGAAATCCTTAAGCTATCACAAGTCAATAACCAGGAATTACTGATTGGAGACATTATTGTTGAATTTAATGGACAGGTAGTTTCCAGCATAGATAATCTGCACAAATATCTGAAAGAAGAATTCATTGGCCAGCAGGTTGAACTCTCAATACTGAGAAACGGACGAAAGCAAACTTTAACCGCCATCCCGGGAGAGTTATTCTAG